The following proteins come from a genomic window of Actinomarinicola tropica:
- a CDS encoding J domain-containing protein, with translation MSKRWPFGRKRDEGEQIHIAGDQGHGWWADRDALEATIDRRWRRQAPDGHPRRRASDRTGHDARGDRVAPSPGFAPSDAGQPTDRWDPAALFTDTATIRAESAATADADGDEVLTTREAGSPWSALGLSSDASWGEVVRRHRQLAKRHHPDRAAPDDPDGRRRAEEQMTAINAAFHDLRRIYRLTGSR, from the coding sequence ATGAGCAAGAGGTGGCCGTTCGGTCGCAAGCGTGACGAGGGCGAGCAGATCCACATCGCCGGGGACCAGGGCCACGGGTGGTGGGCCGATCGCGACGCGCTCGAGGCGACGATCGACCGCCGGTGGCGCCGGCAGGCCCCCGACGGCCACCCCCGTCGCCGCGCGTCCGATCGCACGGGCCACGACGCCCGGGGCGACCGCGTCGCACCGAGCCCGGGCTTCGCGCCCTCCGACGCCGGACAGCCCACCGATCGGTGGGACCCGGCGGCGCTGTTCACCGACACCGCGACGATCCGGGCCGAGAGCGCCGCGACGGCCGACGCCGACGGCGACGAGGTCCTCACGACCCGCGAGGCGGGGTCGCCGTGGTCGGCGCTCGGCCTGTCCTCGGACGCCTCCTGGGGCGAGGTCGTCCGCCGCCACCGCCAGCTCGCCAAGCGGCACCACCCGGACCGGGCGGCCCCGGACGACCCCGACGGTCGTCGCCGCGCCGAGGAGCAGATGACGGCGATCAACGCCGCGTTCCACGACCTCCGTCGGATCTACCGGCTCACGGGCAGCCGCTGA
- a CDS encoding RNase H family protein, translating into MARRSGSGYRRGDARGCGKLPAVATVVYTDGACSGNPGPGGWAWVRTDGPWASGADRHTTNQRMEITAAYEAVRAATGPVEVVSDSTYVVNCFRDRWWEGWIRRGWTNSKKEPVANRDLWEPFVELVRERGDVTFRWVKGHGGDPLNDIADRLAVAAAASQLGASGSTHPDVTKLPTDPTGAVGAPSAGARRDGRLPAAPIAESGVAVFGHRPPELGGYGPNPIADGVRDELRRVLAARREMDPDLVVVSGLRLGAEQLGAEAAVSLGLPLVAVLPHPDPDARWSADARTRFADLLDRAEEVVTLERKVPRNSQEVGSSLARRDGWLARNVAAAILVWDRQTPTLARLAKSLEDHLGGELWYLEPPVPG; encoded by the coding sequence ATGGCACGCCGGTCAGGCTCAGGGTACCGACGAGGCGACGCCCGCGGCTGTGGGAAGCTCCCGGCTGTGGCGACGGTCGTGTACACCGATGGAGCGTGCAGCGGAAACCCTGGGCCCGGCGGCTGGGCGTGGGTGCGCACCGACGGCCCGTGGGCGTCGGGCGCCGACCGCCACACCACCAACCAGCGCATGGAGATCACCGCGGCCTACGAGGCGGTGCGGGCGGCGACCGGCCCCGTCGAGGTCGTGTCGGACTCCACCTACGTCGTCAACTGCTTCCGCGACCGGTGGTGGGAGGGGTGGATCCGTCGCGGCTGGACGAACTCGAAGAAGGAGCCCGTCGCGAACCGCGACCTCTGGGAGCCGTTCGTCGAGCTCGTCCGCGAGCGCGGCGACGTCACGTTCCGGTGGGTGAAGGGCCACGGGGGCGACCCGCTCAACGACATCGCCGATCGACTCGCCGTCGCCGCCGCGGCCTCCCAGCTCGGCGCCTCGGGCTCCACGCACCCCGACGTGACCAAGCTGCCGACCGACCCGACCGGTGCGGTGGGGGCACCGAGCGCCGGCGCGCGGCGGGACGGCCGGCTGCCCGCGGCGCCGATCGCCGAGAGCGGCGTCGCGGTCTTCGGTCACCGGCCACCCGAGCTCGGTGGCTACGGGCCGAACCCGATCGCCGACGGCGTGCGCGACGAGCTCCGGCGGGTGCTCGCCGCCCGCCGGGAGATGGATCCCGACCTCGTCGTGGTGTCCGGGTTGCGGCTCGGCGCCGAGCAGCTCGGCGCGGAGGCCGCGGTCTCGCTCGGGCTGCCCCTCGTCGCCGTGCTGCCGCACCCCGACCCCGACGCGCGGTGGTCGGCGGACGCGCGGACCCGGTTCGCCGACCTGCTCGACCGCGCCGAGGAGGTCGTCACCCTCGAGCGCAAGGTCCCGCGCAACAGCCAGGAGGTCGGCTCGTCGCTGGCGCGTCGTGACGGCTGGCTGGCCCGCAACGTCGCCGCCGCGATCCTCGTCTGGGACCGGCAGACGCCGACGCTGGCACGACTGGCCAAGAGCCTGGAGGACCACCTCGGTGGCGAGCTGTGGTACCTCGAGCCGCCGGTGCCGGGCTGA
- the aceE gene encoding pyruvate dehydrogenase (acetyl-transferring), homodimeric type — translation MIIDGFVHQLPDTDPTETDEWLASLDAVVSTHGATRARYLLSKLLVRARELQVGVPAAVSTPYVNTIPPEQEPWFPGDEEIERRIRAMIRWNAAVMVVKANHAAEGIGGHLSTFASSAALYEVGFNHFFRGKEDGLPGDQVYIQGHAAPGIYARAFLEGRLTEAELDRFRREIGGGGLSSYPHPRLMPDFWEYPTVSMGLGPINSIYQARFNRYLHDRRIDDATESRVWCFLGDGEVDEPETLGSISLAAREGLDNLTWVINCNLQRLDGPVRGNGKIIQELEAIFRGAGWNVIKVIWGSRWDELLARDVDGVLLNKMNTTVDGDFQRYAVEDGSYTREHFFGPDPRLRKMVEHLSDEEIRNLPRGGHDYRKLYAAYRAATETTGAPTVILAKTIKGWTLGPDVEGRNATHQIKKMTDEQLMRLRTRLHLEDLIPEDALAEGTEPPYIRPPEGSDELAYIRDRRTALDGPLPSRPRFTRRKLTPPSAAPFDELFAGSGKQEVSTTTAFTRLLRNLMRDGDFGDRVVPIIPDEARTFGMDAMFREFKIYASKGQLYEPVDAQLLLSYTEGKDGQILEEGITEAGSMASFTAAATAYSNLGVPVVPFFTFYSMFGFQRVGDLIWAASDARARGFLLGATAGRTTLLGEGLQHQDGHSLVLASTVPTVRAYDPAFAYEMAVIIRHGIDRMYGQGEGGDDVMYYLTLYNENYAMPTKPDDADVDAGIIEGLYRWAPAPDGPSRSASIVFSGSMQGGARQAQAELAEHYDVGADLWSATSFKTLREEALSAERWNRLHPGEEGRTPRVTQLLGEGDGPIVAVTDHMTMVPDQVGRWMPRTFVPLGTDGFGRSDTREALRRFFEVDAGHIVVATLWGLARDGKVDASAVDDAIRRYDIDPDAGDPRTTWPEA, via the coding sequence ATGATCATCGACGGCTTCGTGCACCAGCTGCCCGACACCGATCCGACCGAGACCGACGAGTGGCTCGCCTCGCTCGACGCCGTCGTGTCCACCCACGGCGCGACGAGGGCCCGCTACCTGCTGTCCAAGCTGCTGGTGCGCGCCCGTGAGCTCCAGGTCGGCGTCCCCGCCGCCGTGTCGACGCCCTACGTGAACACGATCCCGCCCGAGCAGGAGCCGTGGTTCCCCGGCGACGAGGAGATCGAGCGCCGCATCCGGGCGATGATCCGCTGGAACGCCGCGGTGATGGTCGTGAAGGCCAACCACGCCGCCGAGGGCATCGGTGGGCACCTGTCGACGTTCGCGTCCTCCGCCGCCCTCTACGAGGTCGGCTTCAACCACTTCTTCCGCGGCAAGGAGGACGGGCTCCCCGGCGACCAGGTCTACATCCAGGGCCACGCCGCGCCCGGCATCTACGCCCGCGCCTTCCTCGAGGGTCGCCTCACCGAGGCCGAGCTCGACCGCTTCCGCCGCGAGATCGGGGGCGGCGGACTGTCGAGCTACCCCCACCCCCGCCTGATGCCGGACTTCTGGGAGTACCCGACCGTCTCGATGGGCCTCGGTCCCATCAACTCGATCTACCAGGCCCGCTTCAACCGCTACCTGCACGACCGGCGCATCGACGACGCCACCGAGAGCCGCGTCTGGTGCTTCCTCGGCGACGGCGAGGTCGACGAGCCCGAGACGCTCGGGTCGATCTCGCTCGCCGCGCGCGAGGGCCTCGACAACCTCACCTGGGTCATCAACTGCAACCTCCAGCGCCTCGACGGGCCGGTCCGGGGCAACGGCAAGATCATCCAGGAGCTCGAGGCGATCTTCCGTGGCGCGGGCTGGAACGTCATCAAGGTGATCTGGGGCTCCCGGTGGGACGAGCTGCTCGCCCGCGACGTCGACGGCGTGCTCCTCAACAAGATGAACACCACCGTCGACGGCGACTTCCAGCGCTACGCCGTCGAGGACGGCTCCTACACCCGTGAGCACTTCTTCGGGCCCGACCCTCGGCTGCGGAAGATGGTCGAGCACCTCTCCGACGAGGAGATCCGCAACCTTCCCCGCGGCGGCCACGACTACCGCAAGCTGTACGCCGCCTACCGCGCGGCGACCGAGACGACCGGCGCGCCGACGGTCATCCTCGCCAAGACGATCAAGGGCTGGACCCTCGGCCCCGACGTCGAGGGCCGCAACGCCACCCACCAGATCAAGAAGATGACCGACGAGCAGCTCATGCGGCTGCGCACCCGCCTCCACCTCGAGGACCTCATCCCGGAGGACGCGCTGGCGGAGGGCACCGAACCGCCCTACATCCGGCCGCCCGAGGGCTCCGACGAGCTGGCCTACATCCGCGACCGGCGCACCGCGCTCGACGGGCCGCTCCCGTCGCGGCCCCGGTTCACCCGCCGCAAGCTCACCCCGCCGTCCGCAGCGCCGTTCGACGAGCTGTTCGCCGGGTCGGGCAAGCAGGAGGTCTCGACGACCACGGCGTTCACCCGCCTGCTCCGCAACCTCATGCGCGACGGCGACTTCGGCGACCGGGTCGTGCCGATCATCCCCGACGAGGCGCGCACGTTCGGCATGGACGCCATGTTCCGCGAGTTCAAGATCTACGCGTCGAAGGGCCAGCTCTACGAGCCGGTCGACGCCCAGCTGCTGCTCTCCTACACCGAGGGCAAGGACGGGCAGATCCTCGAGGAGGGCATCACCGAGGCCGGCTCGATGGCCAGCTTCACCGCGGCGGCGACCGCCTACTCCAACCTCGGCGTGCCGGTGGTGCCGTTCTTCACCTTCTACTCGATGTTCGGGTTCCAGCGGGTCGGCGACCTCATCTGGGCCGCGTCCGACGCCCGGGCGCGCGGGTTCCTGCTCGGCGCCACGGCCGGTCGCACCACGCTGCTCGGCGAGGGGCTCCAGCACCAGGACGGCCACTCCCTCGTGCTCGCGTCCACCGTGCCCACGGTGCGCGCCTACGACCCGGCGTTCGCGTACGAGATGGCGGTGATCATCCGCCACGGCATCGACCGGATGTACGGCCAGGGCGAGGGTGGCGACGACGTCATGTACTACCTGACGCTCTACAACGAGAACTACGCCATGCCCACCAAGCCCGACGACGCCGACGTCGACGCCGGCATCATCGAGGGCCTCTACCGGTGGGCGCCGGCACCCGACGGCCCGTCCCGCTCGGCGTCGATCGTCTTCTCCGGCTCGATGCAGGGTGGGGCCCGCCAGGCCCAGGCCGAGCTCGCCGAGCACTACGACGTGGGCGCCGACCTGTGGAGCGCGACGTCGTTCAAGACGCTCCGCGAGGAGGCGCTGTCCGCCGAGCGGTGGAACCGCCTGCACCCGGGCGAGGAGGGCCGCACGCCGCGGGTCACGCAGCTGCTCGGCGAGGGCGACGGGCCGATCGTGGCCGTCACCGACCACATGACGATGGTCCCCGACCAGGTCGGCCGTTGGATGCCCCGCACCTTCGTGCCCCTCGGCACCGACGGCTTCGGGCGCAGCGACACCCGCGAGGCGCTGCGGCGGTTCTTCGAGGTCGACGCCGGCCACATCGTGGTGGCGACGCTGTGGGGGCTGGCACGGGACGGCAAGGTCGACGCCTCGGCGGTCGACGACGCCATCCGCCGCTACGACATCGATCCCGACGCGGGCGATCCCCGCACGACCTGGCCGGAGGCCTGA
- a CDS encoding HhH-GPD-type base excision DNA repair protein, producing MATTEPSIPITGDPDADQLLVDDPFALVVGMLLDQQVSMETAFAGPSKLKARLGDRFTAEAVAAMDPDEFEAVCREKPAIHRFPKAMGARIHEMARHVVERYDGDPAAIWTGVDDGDELKDRVSALPGFGEEKTKIFIALLAKRLGVRPTGWEAAAAPFSDDVPRSIADVGSPQTLLEVREWKRAQKAAGKSKQD from the coding sequence GTGGCGACGACCGAGCCCTCGATCCCCATCACCGGGGATCCCGATGCCGACCAGCTGCTCGTCGACGACCCGTTCGCCCTCGTCGTCGGCATGCTGCTCGACCAGCAGGTCTCGATGGAGACCGCCTTCGCCGGCCCCTCGAAGCTGAAGGCCCGGCTCGGGGACCGCTTCACCGCCGAGGCCGTCGCGGCGATGGACCCCGACGAGTTCGAGGCGGTCTGCCGGGAGAAGCCGGCGATCCACCGGTTCCCGAAGGCCATGGGCGCCCGCATCCACGAGATGGCCCGCCACGTGGTCGAGCGCTACGACGGCGACCCCGCCGCCATCTGGACCGGCGTCGACGACGGCGACGAGCTGAAGGACCGCGTGTCGGCCCTGCCCGGCTTCGGCGAGGAGAAGACGAAGATCTTCATCGCCCTGCTCGCCAAGCGGCTGGGCGTCCGGCCCACGGGCTGGGAGGCGGCCGCCGCGCCGTTCTCGGACGACGTCCCCCGCTCGATCGCCGACGTCGGGTCGCCCCAGACCCTCCTCGAGGTGCGGGAGTGGAAGCGGGCCCAGAAGGCGGCGGGGAAGTCCAAGCAGGACTGA
- a CDS encoding YbaK/EbsC family protein translates to MPHPNVRRVVAAATEQGLDVEIREFPDGTRTAAEAAAAIGVEVGQIVKSLIFGHGPDLVVALVSGANQLDESKLSAVAGGAAVERVDADRVRAGTGYPIGGVPPFGHAQPLDTYLDEDLLGYDEVWAAAGTWNHVFAIAPQRLVEVSGATVAPLAR, encoded by the coding sequence ATGCCCCATCCCAACGTCCGACGGGTCGTCGCCGCCGCCACCGAGCAGGGCCTCGACGTCGAGATCCGTGAGTTCCCCGACGGCACGCGCACCGCGGCGGAGGCCGCTGCGGCGATCGGCGTCGAGGTCGGCCAGATCGTGAAGTCGCTCATCTTCGGTCACGGCCCCGATCTGGTCGTGGCCCTCGTCAGCGGCGCGAACCAGCTCGACGAGTCGAAGCTCTCCGCCGTGGCCGGCGGCGCGGCGGTCGAGCGCGTCGACGCGGACCGGGTCCGCGCCGGGACCGGCTACCCGATCGGTGGCGTGCCGCCGTTCGGCCACGCGCAGCCGCTCGACACCTACCTCGACGAGGACCTGCTCGGCTACGACGAGGTGTGGGCGGCTGCCGGCACGTGGAACCACGTGTTCGCGATCGCGCCGCAACGGCTCGTCGAGGTCAGCGGCGCCACGGTGGCGCCCCTGGCGCGCTGA
- a CDS encoding YceH family protein has protein sequence MVDVPDEIELTAPQARVLGSLIEKAATTPDAYPLTLKALTTACNQTSSRDPVVDYEPQLVETTVLALKAKGLARVVHPGAGERATKYRHVAHEALELGPAELAVLAVLLLRGAQTVSELRTRTERLHGFASADEVESTLERMAAWPGRPLVVRVERQPGQKEARWIQLLEADVEGRAAASATAGTAGGVAGRSGRVEELEQRVARLEQRVAQLVEALGDLVELPADAPSD, from the coding sequence ATGGTCGACGTCCCCGACGAGATCGAGCTCACCGCGCCGCAGGCCCGCGTGCTCGGATCGCTGATCGAGAAGGCCGCCACCACGCCCGACGCCTACCCGCTCACGCTGAAGGCGCTGACGACGGCGTGCAACCAGACCTCGAGCCGCGACCCGGTCGTCGACTACGAGCCCCAGCTGGTGGAGACGACGGTCCTCGCCCTCAAGGCCAAGGGTCTCGCCCGTGTCGTCCACCCGGGTGCGGGCGAGCGGGCCACGAAGTACCGCCACGTGGCCCACGAGGCGCTCGAGCTCGGTCCCGCCGAGCTCGCGGTCCTCGCGGTGCTGCTCCTGCGCGGCGCCCAGACGGTGAGCGAGCTGCGCACCCGCACCGAGCGCCTGCACGGCTTCGCCTCGGCCGACGAGGTCGAGTCGACCCTCGAACGGATGGCCGCCTGGCCGGGGCGCCCGCTCGTGGTGCGCGTGGAGCGCCAGCCGGGTCAGAAGGAGGCCCGCTGGATCCAGCTGCTCGAGGCCGACGTCGAGGGTCGCGCCGCGGCGTCGGCGACGGCCGGCACCGCCGGCGGCGTGGCCGGACGCAGCGGACGGGTGGAGGAGCTCGAGCAGCGCGTGGCGCGGCTCGAGCAGCGCGTCGCCCAGCTGGTCGAGGCGCTCGGCGACCTCGTCGAGCTGCCCGCCGACGCCCCGTCCGACTAG
- a CDS encoding alpha/beta hydrolase → MTEHRFTVDGNELVGHLALPPGTSTRPVPGLVICHGFPAGIGGGANSARTYPELADRLANEMGWAALCFTYRGCGRSQGNFSMAGWLSDTRAAFQELHHHERVGGVWAAGFGTGGALSICAAASDPAVRGVAALGAPADFDDWASHPRRLLDHAREQSAISDPDFPASVDRWARELKEIRAVACATQLAPRPLLVVHGSDDDSVPVFDARVNSDAHGSADLRIIGGAGHQLRHDPRAIAVLLGWLDRQRHRHGGSAARTG, encoded by the coding sequence GTGACCGAGCACCGGTTCACCGTCGACGGCAACGAGCTGGTCGGCCACCTGGCGCTGCCGCCCGGCACCAGCACCCGGCCCGTCCCCGGCCTCGTCATCTGCCACGGGTTCCCCGCCGGCATCGGCGGCGGCGCCAACTCGGCGCGCACCTACCCCGAGCTGGCCGACCGCCTGGCCAACGAGATGGGGTGGGCGGCGCTGTGCTTCACCTACCGCGGGTGCGGCCGGTCGCAGGGCAACTTCTCGATGGCCGGTTGGCTGAGCGACACCCGAGCCGCCTTCCAGGAGCTGCACCACCACGAGCGGGTCGGTGGCGTCTGGGCCGCGGGGTTCGGCACCGGTGGCGCGCTGTCGATCTGCGCCGCCGCGAGCGATCCGGCTGTGCGCGGCGTGGCCGCCCTCGGCGCGCCGGCGGACTTCGACGACTGGGCGAGCCACCCCCGTCGCCTGCTCGACCACGCACGGGAGCAGAGCGCCATCAGCGATCCTGACTTCCCGGCCTCCGTCGACCGGTGGGCGCGCGAGCTGAAGGAGATCAGGGCCGTCGCCTGCGCCACCCAGCTGGCGCCGCGCCCGCTGCTCGTCGTCCATGGGTCCGACGACGACTCCGTCCCCGTCTTCGACGCCCGGGTGAACTCCGACGCCCACGGCTCGGCCGACCTGCGGATCATCGGCGGCGCCGGGCACCAGCTGCGTCACGACCCCCGAGCGATCGCCGTGCTGCTCGGGTGGCTCGACCGCCAGCGCCACCGCCACGGCGGGTCCGCCGCGCGCACCGGCTGA
- a CDS encoding CAP domain-containing protein, which produces MRPFRPLLAAVVVALVLLGVAPTAGAGPVDDEARFVALVNQARSAAGVAPLAPHGELTALGRSWAGSMAAAGGISHNPALGSSVSAPWQLLGENVGRGPSVEVVFNALMASPSHHRNIVDPRFTHIGVGVVHSPDGVIYTSHQFMQLAPPPPPPPPPAAAAAPAAVPQPAPPAPAPPATDPPPAPVEATTTTVPSTTVPPTPPSSTPARSARPATTTSTPDGDEPPASRAGTSDELTSATPIASPDEDMPVAVMGAPAAVLVLLVAATVRRRRRDRSTRPD; this is translated from the coding sequence ATGCGCCCGTTCCGCCCCCTGCTCGCCGCTGTCGTCGTCGCCCTGGTGCTGCTCGGCGTCGCGCCGACGGCCGGGGCCGGACCGGTCGACGACGAGGCCCGCTTCGTGGCGCTGGTGAACCAGGCCCGCAGCGCCGCCGGCGTGGCGCCGCTCGCTCCCCACGGGGAGCTGACGGCGCTGGGTCGCAGCTGGGCCGGATCGATGGCCGCCGCAGGCGGCATCAGCCACAACCCGGCGCTCGGCAGCTCCGTGAGCGCCCCGTGGCAGCTCCTCGGGGAGAACGTGGGCCGCGGCCCGTCGGTCGAGGTCGTCTTCAACGCGCTGATGGCGTCGCCGTCGCACCACCGCAACATCGTGGATCCGCGGTTCACCCACATCGGGGTCGGTGTGGTGCACTCCCCCGATGGCGTGATCTACACGTCGCACCAGTTCATGCAGCTCGCACCGCCACCGCCACCGCCGCCGCCGCCGGCCGCGGCAGCCGCACCCGCGGCGGTGCCCCAACCTGCGCCCCCGGCCCCCGCGCCCCCGGCCACCGACCCGCCCCCGGCACCCGTCGAGGCGACGACCACGACCGTGCCGTCGACGACCGTGCCGCCGACTCCCCCGAGCTCGACCCCGGCGCGCTCGGCTCGCCCCGCCACGACCACGTCGACCCCCGACGGCGACGAGCCGCCGGCGTCGCGTGCCGGCACGAGCGACGAACTCACCAGCGCCACGCCGATCGCCTCGCCCGACGAGGACATGCCCGTCGCGGTGATGGGCGCCCCGGCCGCGGTCCTCGTCCTCCTCGTGGCGGCGACGGTGCGCCGACGCCGGCGCGACCGCTCGACCCGCCCCGACTAG
- a CDS encoding siderophore-interacting protein — MTDTAPARPARPLLTFEVVRTERIAPRMIRMVLGGEGFAGFRDNGFTDRYVKLVIPKPGVEYPEPWSVETIQQALPRDQWPAIRTYTVRRVDPAARQITIDVVDHGEGYASTFVANARPGDAVRLRGPGGAYSPAHDADWHLLAGDESALPAIASATEALPPHVVAIVFVEVDGPEDEIELVSSGELRVTWLHRRDGAPSFSQAIRDLEFPSGRVHAFVHGELDQIRGLRTHLREERGVPAEALSISGYWRRGKDEDGFQAEKHAEDEQRRALGLA; from the coding sequence GTGACCGACACCGCTCCGGCTCGTCCCGCCCGTCCCCTGCTGACCTTCGAGGTCGTGCGCACCGAGCGCATCGCCCCCCGCATGATCCGGATGGTCCTCGGTGGTGAGGGCTTCGCCGGCTTCCGCGACAACGGCTTCACCGACCGCTACGTGAAGCTCGTCATCCCGAAGCCAGGCGTCGAGTACCCCGAGCCGTGGTCGGTGGAGACCATCCAGCAGGCGCTGCCACGAGACCAGTGGCCGGCCATCCGCACCTACACCGTGCGCCGCGTCGACCCGGCGGCGCGCCAGATCACGATCGACGTCGTCGACCACGGCGAGGGCTACGCCTCCACGTTCGTGGCCAACGCCCGACCTGGCGACGCCGTGCGGCTGCGGGGGCCGGGCGGCGCGTACTCCCCCGCCCACGACGCCGACTGGCACCTCCTCGCCGGGGACGAGTCCGCCCTCCCCGCCATCGCCTCGGCGACCGAGGCCCTGCCGCCGCACGTCGTGGCGATCGTGTTCGTCGAGGTCGACGGGCCGGAGGACGAGATCGAGCTCGTCTCCTCCGGCGAGCTGCGCGTCACCTGGCTCCACCGTCGTGACGGTGCGCCGAGCTTCTCCCAGGCGATCCGCGACCTCGAGTTCCCGTCCGGTCGGGTGCACGCGTTCGTGCACGGCGAGCTGGACCAGATCCGCGGCCTGCGCACGCACCTCCGAGAGGAGCGAGGCGTGCCGGCCGAGGCCCTGTCGATCTCCGGCTACTGGCGGCGCGGCAAGGACGAGGACGGCTTCCAGGCCGAGAAGCACGCCGAGGACGAGCAGCGCCGCGCGCTCGGCCTGGCCTGA
- a CDS encoding acyl-CoA dehydrogenase family protein — MNFAFSEEQEELRKIVRAFLQNKSSEEAVREQMETESGFDTAVWNQMGQEMGLQGLIIPEEFGGQGYGYVELIVVLEEMGRRLLCAPYFSTVVLAANTLLESGDDAAKQKHLPGIAAGETIATLALTEANGRWDEEGVTATATQSGDSWTISGEKMFVLDGHTANLIIVAARTGSGVSLFAVDGDASGLTRTALATMDQTRKQAKLVFENTPAELIGTEGKGWDVLSTVLDLAAVALAAEQVGGAQECLDTSVQYAKDRVQFGRPIGSFQAIKHKCADMLLEVESAKSAAYYAGWCAAERSDELPAVASLAKAYCSEAYFHAAAENIQIHGGIGFTWEHPAHLYFKRAKSSELLFGDATYHRELLAQRIGI; from the coding sequence GGCTTCGACACCGCCGTCTGGAACCAGATGGGCCAGGAGATGGGCCTCCAGGGCCTGATCATCCCCGAGGAGTTCGGCGGCCAGGGCTACGGCTACGTCGAGCTCATCGTCGTGCTCGAGGAGATGGGCCGCCGCCTCCTCTGCGCTCCCTACTTCTCCACCGTGGTGCTCGCCGCGAACACGCTGCTCGAGAGCGGCGACGACGCCGCCAAGCAGAAGCACCTCCCGGGCATCGCTGCCGGCGAGACCATCGCCACCCTGGCCCTCACCGAGGCCAACGGCCGCTGGGACGAGGAGGGCGTCACCGCCACCGCCACCCAGTCGGGCGACTCGTGGACCATCTCGGGCGAGAAGATGTTCGTCCTCGACGGCCACACCGCGAACCTGATCATCGTCGCCGCCCGCACCGGCAGCGGCGTGTCGCTCTTCGCCGTCGACGGCGACGCCTCGGGCCTCACCCGCACCGCGCTGGCCACCATGGACCAGACCCGCAAGCAGGCCAAGCTCGTCTTCGAGAACACCCCGGCCGAGCTCATCGGCACCGAGGGCAAGGGCTGGGACGTGCTCTCGACCGTCCTCGATCTCGCCGCCGTGGCCCTCGCCGCCGAGCAGGTCGGTGGCGCCCAGGAGTGCCTCGACACCTCGGTCCAGTACGCCAAGGACCGCGTGCAGTTCGGCCGTCCGATCGGCTCGTTCCAGGCCATCAAGCACAAGTGCGCCGACATGCTGCTCGAGGTCGAGTCGGCCAAGTCGGCCGCCTACTACGCCGGTTGGTGCGCCGCCGAGCGCAGCGACGAGCTCCCCGCCGTCGCCAGCCTGGCCAAGGCCTACTGCTCGGAGGCGTACTTCCACGCCGCCGCCGAGAACATCCAGATCCACGGTGGCATCGGCTTCACCTGGGAGCACCCCGCCCACCTGTACTTCAAGCGGGCCAAGTCGTCCGAGCTGCTGTTCGGCGACGCGACCTACCACCGCGAGCTGCTCGCCCAGCGCATCGGCATCTAG